One genomic segment of Cellulophaga sp. HaHaR_3_176 includes these proteins:
- a CDS encoding sugar isomerase: MIANKLILKKIAPEHIFMGSVLLVNGGNYIYNLLLGRILGPEAFAEAALLITLLLVLSFVGMTFQLATAKFAVLFEGDQWQIFKNSTYKWATITGVIFGSLIIIFSKSLQSIFHTQNHWMFIIFGFGVPLYFFMSVNRGSYQGKQNYTNLSITYQTEMWSRLLLTLILLYLLPYVSSTLVAIGIALSFIFGLIPSKMKEISFKRNSKLIPENFSKVKTFFIITACYELTQIIINNSDILLVKHYFNPLDAGLYASLALIGRVVYFVAWMFVMLLLPTVVQKNKDGEPTAPILFKYISYIGLLSAFIVTVCYFFPELIISLMFGDAYISIAGLLWKYALATSLFAIANIFAYYFLSLDHYIPVILSGLLGMSQIGLIVFFHDNLETVVVMQIIAMSILLFVQLFYFLIKKSKL; the protein is encoded by the coding sequence ATGATTGCCAATAAACTAATTTTAAAAAAAATTGCTCCAGAGCACATTTTTATGGGTAGTGTACTACTTGTGAATGGAGGTAATTATATTTACAACCTATTATTAGGTAGAATATTGGGGCCTGAAGCTTTCGCTGAAGCTGCATTATTAATTACTTTATTATTAGTATTATCTTTTGTAGGAATGACTTTTCAATTGGCTACCGCTAAATTTGCTGTACTTTTTGAAGGAGATCAGTGGCAAATATTTAAAAATAGCACTTACAAATGGGCCACTATTACAGGAGTTATTTTTGGTTCGCTTATTATTATTTTTTCTAAATCTTTACAAAGCATATTTCATACTCAAAACCATTGGATGTTTATCATATTTGGATTTGGAGTGCCATTATATTTTTTCATGAGTGTTAATAGAGGTAGTTATCAAGGCAAACAAAATTACACTAACCTATCTATTACGTATCAAACTGAAATGTGGTCTCGATTACTATTAACATTAATCTTATTGTATCTACTACCATATGTTTCTTCTACTCTAGTTGCTATAGGTATTGCTCTATCATTTATTTTCGGTTTGATACCTTCTAAAATGAAAGAAATCTCATTTAAAAGAAATTCAAAATTAATACCTGAAAATTTCAGTAAAGTAAAAACTTTTTTTATAATCACTGCTTGCTATGAACTAACACAAATTATTATAAATAATAGCGATATATTATTGGTTAAACATTATTTTAATCCTTTAGATGCAGGACTTTATGCCTCATTAGCCCTAATAGGTCGTGTAGTTTATTTTGTTGCTTGGATGTTTGTAATGTTATTATTACCAACAGTTGTTCAAAAAAATAAAGATGGCGAACCTACAGCTCCGATTCTATTTAAATATATTTCATATATAGGCCTATTATCTGCATTTATTGTAACGGTATGTTATTTTTTTCCTGAGTTAATTATATCGTTAATGTTCGGAGATGCATATATATCTATTGCAGGGTTATTATGGAAGTATGCTTTAGCTACCTCATTATTTGCTATCGCTAATATTTTTGCCTATTATTTTTTATCACTAGACCATTACATTCCTGTAATTCTATCAGGATTATTGGGAATGTCTCAAATTGGATTAATAGTTTTTTTTCATGATAATTTAGAAACTGTAGTTGTCATGCAAATTATTGCCATGTCTATATTATTATTTGTTCAACTATTTTATTTTTTAATAAAAAAATCAAAATTATAA
- a CDS encoding FIST signal transduction protein yields the protein MKTIQLYRDKDRKWLYISEKQILNKPLVFVFGNRYLLEEPNIYKDINKIFPDGDIILGSTAGEILGNNVYDETVSVTAIEFEKSSFIIHSKNVKNYDGNFQKLGEDLSSEFPKNSLKHLFIVSEGSTVNGSTLIDGLEKNLSKNILISGGLCGDDARFEKTLASYNSLPKEGEVVAIGFYGEALEITCANYGGWTTFGPERTITKSKDNILYELDDKPALDLYKKYLGDKANELPQAALLYPLNLRLKGSNETLVRTILNIDENNNTMILAGDVPEGSTVQLMMSSVDDIAEGASKAAFYAMKNRTKKPELSLLVSCVGRKLVMDQRTEDEIEEVIEVIGKQSVTAGFYSYGELSPFAGQNDCKLHNQTMTLTLISE from the coding sequence ATGAAAACTATTCAATTATATAGAGATAAAGATAGAAAATGGTTATATATATCTGAAAAGCAAATATTAAACAAACCATTGGTTTTTGTTTTCGGAAATAGATATTTACTTGAAGAACCCAATATTTACAAAGACATAAATAAAATATTTCCAGATGGAGATATTATTTTAGGATCTACCGCTGGTGAAATTTTAGGTAATAACGTGTATGATGAAACAGTTTCTGTAACTGCTATTGAATTTGAAAAAAGCTCATTTATAATTCATTCTAAAAATGTAAAAAACTATGATGGTAATTTTCAAAAATTAGGAGAAGACCTCAGCAGTGAATTTCCGAAAAATTCATTAAAACACTTGTTTATAGTTTCAGAAGGAAGTACTGTTAATGGCAGTACATTAATTGACGGATTAGAAAAAAACTTAAGTAAAAATATTTTAATTTCAGGTGGCCTATGTGGAGATGATGCCCGTTTTGAAAAAACGCTCGCTTCTTATAATTCTTTACCTAAAGAAGGAGAAGTTGTTGCTATCGGCTTTTATGGTGAAGCATTAGAAATTACATGTGCTAATTATGGCGGTTGGACAACTTTTGGACCTGAGCGCACAATTACAAAATCAAAAGATAATATTTTGTATGAATTAGATGATAAGCCTGCACTAGATTTATATAAAAAATACTTGGGTGACAAGGCTAATGAATTACCTCAAGCGGCGTTATTATACCCCTTAAATTTAAGATTGAAAGGAAGTAATGAAACTCTTGTTCGTACGATTTTAAATATTGATGAAAACAATAATACTATGATTTTAGCTGGTGATGTACCAGAAGGATCAACAGTACAGCTCATGATGTCGTCTGTCGATGATATTGCTGAAGGAGCTTCGAAAGCTGCTTTTTATGCTATGAAAAATAGAACTAAAAAACCTGAACTATCATTACTTGTAAGTTGTGTTGGAAGAAAATTAGTTATGGACCAAAGAACAGAAGATGAAATAGAGGAAGTTATAGAGGTTATAGGCAAGCAATCTGTAACAGCAGGTTTTTATTCATATGGTGAATTATCTCCTTTTGCTGGTCAAAATGATTGTAAATTGCATAATCAAACAATGACATTAACACTTATTAGCGAATAA
- a CDS encoding LytTR family DNA-binding domain-containing protein, whose protein sequence is MNCIIVDDEATARVIVEQLCSKHGNIDVVESFSNAIDAIKFLNQQTVDVVFLDIHMPGFSGIDFIQTLKNPPKIVLTTSNTEFAIEAYEYEAIVDYLVKPIRQERFDKSIIKVENTFKKIAADSSKSAITSSNSEEDLYINIDRRLIKLKFHEILLIEAKGDYIDIKTINKTYHVHNTLKKIKEKLPEDIFLQIHRSFIINFTKIIDIEDNSVLIEKNVIPISRSNRPELMRRLNLL, encoded by the coding sequence ATGAATTGTATTATAGTTGATGACGAAGCAACAGCTAGAGTTATAGTTGAGCAGCTTTGTTCTAAACATGGAAACATAGATGTTGTAGAATCATTTTCAAATGCTATTGATGCAATAAAGTTTTTAAACCAGCAAACTGTTGATGTTGTTTTCTTAGACATTCACATGCCTGGGTTTTCTGGAATTGATTTTATACAAACGCTAAAAAACCCTCCTAAAATTGTTTTGACAACATCAAATACAGAGTTTGCAATTGAAGCATACGAATATGAAGCTATAGTAGATTATTTGGTCAAACCGATTAGGCAGGAACGTTTTGATAAGTCTATCATTAAAGTTGAAAATACATTTAAAAAAATCGCAGCTGATTCTTCTAAATCTGCAATTACATCTTCAAATTCAGAGGAAGATTTATATATTAATATAGATCGTCGATTAATTAAATTAAAGTTTCACGAAATTTTATTAATTGAAGCTAAAGGAGATTATATTGATATTAAAACAATCAATAAAACATACCACGTACACAACACATTAAAAAAAATAAAAGAAAAATTACCTGAAGATATTTTTTTACAAATTCACAGATCATTCATTATTAACTTTACAAAAATTATCGATATTGAAGATAACAGTGTTTTAATTGAAAAAAATGTAATTCCTATTAGTAGGTCTAATAGGCCTGAATTAATGAGAAGGCTAAATTTACTTTAA
- a CDS encoding tetratricopeptide repeat protein, which translates to MRKKITTLFLLITVLVNAQEDITKGFKLLEKGDFQKAEIFFENYLKMDSNNKTAKLCYGRAVGLSGEPSKANKIFSNLLKEYPGDFEIQINYNESFLWDKKFKEAKPLYKSLVEENPTNFGAVLGYANTLSNLQEYPQALQVVNNAISIQPKNSSAKVSRKFIKLGYANSYVNKQEYDKAISLLTEIFEDFEEDKDVLLNLANIYLITKNIPIAKSIYKRYATTSKDSVTSLNGISLAEHLDENDREALEVAENAMLKIKTINDSELEEKTYERYIQALIWNNKYGNAKSEILIAENKYPNRNWINALKATKGMYTGDFKTSLLNYNQILDRDTTSFDGNLGKANALFASDKIIPAYEAAFKTLEIYDQQKDALSFIDKLNIKFTPTVEEHLAYTFDNGNNVAFSSKTSIDVPITTKLVTSLSYQYRKTENTVTLNKATAHVLLAAVAYKIIPKTNLKAIFGINNSTSTTISYTQPVFDIKLQTQPFKLQNLDLGYQREVQSFNADLIEREIVMNHFGLNYNLGTNFKLGWYTQLIHTQQTDDNVRNLLFTSLYYNIFKKPAFKIGINYQYITFKDQLPTIYFSPSKYQAFEFFSDLRGNFTEKTSYMLSAATGLQKVEEDLKTVIFRAEAGVNHQFSKRWSGNLYGKYSNIASATAAGFEFTEIGLKIKWLFLKEPLYYKNLKK; encoded by the coding sequence ATGAGAAAAAAAATAACAACTTTATTTTTATTGATAACAGTATTAGTAAATGCACAAGAGGATATAACAAAAGGGTTTAAACTTTTAGAAAAAGGAGATTTTCAAAAAGCAGAAATATTTTTTGAAAATTATCTAAAAATGGATTCAAATAATAAAACAGCAAAACTTTGTTATGGAAGGGCAGTAGGCCTTAGTGGTGAACCAAGTAAAGCAAATAAGATATTTTCAAATTTATTAAAGGAATATCCTGGTGATTTTGAAATACAGATTAACTATAATGAATCTTTTCTTTGGGATAAAAAGTTTAAAGAAGCTAAACCATTATATAAGAGTTTGGTAGAAGAAAATCCTACCAATTTTGGTGCTGTTTTAGGATACGCTAATACATTATCAAATTTACAAGAGTACCCACAAGCTTTACAAGTTGTAAATAATGCTATAAGTATTCAACCAAAAAATTCTAGTGCTAAAGTTTCTAGAAAATTTATTAAACTAGGTTATGCTAATAGTTATGTAAATAAGCAAGAATATGATAAAGCTATTTCCTTATTAACTGAAATTTTTGAAGATTTTGAAGAAGATAAAGACGTACTATTAAATTTAGCTAACATTTATTTAATTACAAAAAATATACCCATTGCTAAGAGTATTTATAAAAGGTATGCAACCACTTCAAAAGATTCTGTTACCTCATTAAACGGTATTTCTTTAGCAGAACATTTAGATGAAAATGATAGAGAAGCATTGGAAGTAGCAGAAAATGCTATGCTTAAAATTAAAACTATTAATGACTCTGAACTTGAAGAGAAAACTTATGAAAGATATATTCAAGCATTAATTTGGAATAATAAATATGGCAATGCAAAGAGCGAAATTTTAATTGCAGAAAATAAGTACCCAAATAGGAATTGGATAAATGCACTGAAGGCGACAAAAGGTATGTATACCGGAGATTTTAAAACAAGTTTATTAAACTATAACCAAATTCTAGATAGAGACACAACTTCTTTTGATGGAAATTTAGGAAAAGCAAATGCACTATTTGCTTCAGATAAGATTATTCCTGCTTATGAAGCAGCATTTAAAACCTTAGAAATTTACGATCAACAAAAAGATGCTTTAAGTTTTATTGATAAACTAAATATAAAATTTACACCTACTGTTGAAGAGCATTTAGCATATACTTTTGATAATGGTAATAACGTTGCTTTTTCATCTAAAACAAGTATTGATGTACCAATAACAACAAAACTAGTAACATCATTATCTTATCAATATCGAAAAACAGAAAATACAGTTACACTTAATAAAGCAACAGCACATGTACTATTAGCTGCAGTGGCTTATAAAATAATACCTAAAACAAATTTAAAAGCAATATTTGGTATTAATAATTCAACCTCAACAACAATAAGCTATACCCAACCTGTTTTTGATATTAAACTACAAACTCAACCATTTAAATTGCAAAATTTAGATTTAGGCTATCAACGCGAAGTGCAAAGTTTTAATGCGGATTTAATAGAAAGAGAAATTGTAATGAACCATTTTGGACTCAATTACAACCTAGGTACTAATTTTAAACTTGGCTGGTACACCCAGTTAATACACACGCAGCAAACAGATGATAATGTGCGTAATTTATTATTTACATCTCTATATTATAATATATTTAAAAAGCCTGCATTTAAAATTGGTATAAATTACCAGTACATAACATTTAAAGACCAGCTACCAACTATATATTTTAGTCCTTCAAAATATCAAGCTTTTGAATTTTTTAGTGATTTAAGAGGTAACTTTACTGAAAAAACAAGTTACATGTTAAGTGCTGCAACGGGTTTGCAAAAAGTAGAAGAAGATCTAAAAACAGTAATTTTTAGAGCAGAGGCAGGTGTAAATCATCAGTTTTCAAAAAGATGGAGTGGGAATTTATATGGTAAGTATAGTAATATTGCTTCAGCTACAGCAGCCGGTTTTGAGTTTACAGAGATAGGTTTAAAAATAAAATGGCTCTTCTTAAAAGAACCATTATATTATAAAAATTTAAAGAAATAA
- a CDS encoding ATP-binding protein, with translation MHSLLKRQIRKYLPEDFKDSQDLAVFLDAIEKSYSNYDEKVIMVQRAMNISSEELFEANKYLTAETENQKKTLNTLEKAIELLNNTSSEGDQNKKFEIKSNLDPLELVSKIENQANDIVRMTSEKNKMLKDLERQNAALNDYAHMVSHDLKSPIRNVNALLNWIIEDENKNLSETSVKNCELISENIEKMDALIDGILKHAVLDSLDEKVIELDLNVLIEDIKKIVYYPETISIEVNGKLPIIISEKYKIEQLFTNLITNAITATEHIDKGRIVIESFDKGDFWEFSVNDNGKGIAERHQKSIFDMFKKLENNSRATGIGLALVKKVVNIYQGNIWLKSEENKGTTFYFTLKKQP, from the coding sequence ATGCACTCATTACTAAAAAGACAAATTCGAAAATATCTTCCTGAGGACTTTAAAGATTCTCAAGACTTAGCTGTTTTTTTAGATGCCATAGAAAAATCGTACTCAAATTACGATGAAAAAGTAATAATGGTTCAAAGGGCAATGAATATAAGTTCCGAAGAACTTTTTGAAGCCAATAAATATTTAACTGCTGAAACAGAAAATCAGAAAAAAACTTTAAATACTCTTGAAAAAGCTATCGAACTATTAAATAACACTAGTTCAGAAGGAGATCAAAATAAAAAATTTGAAATAAAATCTAATCTAGATCCATTAGAATTAGTATCTAAAATAGAAAATCAAGCAAACGATATTGTTCGAATGACATCTGAAAAAAATAAGATGTTAAAAGATTTAGAAAGGCAAAATGCTGCTTTAAATGATTATGCTCATATGGTATCGCATGATTTAAAATCACCTATAAGAAATGTAAATGCCCTTTTAAACTGGATAATTGAAGACGAAAATAAAAATTTATCTGAAACAAGTGTAAAAAATTGTGAGCTAATTTCTGAAAATATCGAAAAAATGGACGCCTTAATTGACGGTATACTAAAGCATGCTGTTTTAGATTCTCTTGACGAAAAAGTCATAGAATTAGATTTAAATGTTTTAATAGAAGACATCAAAAAAATAGTCTATTACCCAGAAACTATTTCTATTGAAGTAAATGGTAAATTGCCTATAATAATTTCTGAGAAATATAAAATAGAACAACTATTTACTAATTTAATTACAAATGCAATTACAGCTACAGAACATATTGATAAAGGTCGTATAGTAATTGAAAGCTTTGATAAAGGAGATTTTTGGGAATTTTCGGTAAATGATAATGGTAAAGGTATTGCTGAAAGACATCAAAAAAGCATTTTTGATATGTTTAAAAAATTAGAAAATAATTCTAGAGCAACTGGAATAGGATTAGCCTTAGTTAAAAAAGTAGTTAATATTTATCAAGGAAATATTTGGTTAAAATCTGAAGAAAATAAAGGAACTACATTCTATTTCACTTTAAAAAAACAACCATGA
- a CDS encoding Hpt domain-containing protein — protein sequence MIQEPNLNYINELAGDDAEFKQKFIAVLKEEIPIEKQEYLNFIENNSFKDSAECVHKLKHKLNILGLTNDYKFAVIYEEELKKHNSSKKDEFLITLEKIESFIKNI from the coding sequence ATGATACAAGAGCCTAATTTAAACTACATAAACGAACTAGCTGGTGATGATGCCGAATTTAAACAAAAATTTATTGCAGTTTTAAAGGAAGAAATTCCTATTGAAAAACAAGAATATTTAAATTTTATAGAAAATAACAGCTTTAAAGATTCAGCCGAATGTGTTCATAAATTAAAACATAAGTTAAATATTCTTGGCCTAACTAATGATTATAAATTTGCGGTTATATATGAGGAAGAATTAAAAAAGCACAATTCATCAAAAAAAGATGAATTTTTAATTACTTTAGAAAAAATAGAATCGTTTATAAAAAACATATAA
- a CDS encoding response regulator — translation MNVLFIEDDTIETMKLQRTVSKLQLKHNIIEAKNGEQALDILKSSSKLPDIILLDLNMPRMNGIEFLKILKADSNFKYLPTIILTTSENRADLLECYKVGIAGYVIKPLKYEDYEYKLKTVFEYWETNELVKA, via the coding sequence ATGAATGTATTATTTATTGAAGACGACACAATTGAAACAATGAAACTTCAGAGAACTGTTTCTAAACTTCAATTAAAACATAATATTATTGAAGCTAAAAATGGAGAACAAGCATTAGATATTCTAAAATCTAGTTCTAAACTACCTGATATTATTTTACTTGATTTGAACATGCCTCGTATGAATGGTATAGAATTTCTTAAAATACTTAAAGCTGATAGTAATTTTAAATATCTACCTACAATCATACTCACAACATCTGAAAACAGAGCTGATTTACTTGAATGTTATAAAGTCGGCATAGCAGGTTATGTTATAAAACCCTTAAAATATGAAGATTACGAGTATAAATTAAAAACTGTTTTTGAATACTGGGAAACAAATGAACTTGTAAAAGCTTAG
- a CDS encoding heme NO-binding domain-containing protein has protein sequence MKGVVFTEFLEMVESKFGLEIVDSIIENSDLPSEGIYTSVGTYNFNEMVSLITSLSDKVKIPAGDLIYAFGLYLFDGLGGSHPEVIQNYTTPIALLYAIEDHIHVHVKKLYPDAELPSFKILDKTDNSISMIYSSSRGLYRLAEGLIEKTFEHFNGTSTITYELLKEDGTEVKFDIVQNG, from the coding sequence ATGAAAGGAGTTGTTTTTACAGAATTTTTGGAGATGGTAGAATCTAAATTTGGTCTCGAAATTGTAGATTCTATTATTGAAAATTCAGACTTGCCTTCTGAAGGGATATATACTTCAGTAGGGACCTATAATTTCAATGAAATGGTTAGCCTTATTACTAGTTTAAGTGATAAAGTAAAAATACCAGCAGGCGATTTAATATATGCATTTGGTTTATATTTATTTGACGGTCTAGGAGGATCTCATCCTGAAGTTATACAAAATTACACTACCCCTATAGCTCTCTTATATGCTATAGAAGATCATATACATGTTCATGTCAAAAAATTATACCCTGATGCTGAACTACCTAGCTTTAAAATTTTAGATAAAACAGATAATTCTATAAGCATGATATATTCTTCATCTAGAGGATTATATCGATTAGCCGAAGGTTTAATTGAAAAAACTTTCGAACACTTTAATGGTACTTCTACGATAACCTATGAGTTGTTAAAAGAAGACGGAACAGAAGTCAAATTTGATATTGTCCAAAATGGATAA
- a CDS encoding PAS domain S-box protein, producing MDNKEVILLKKALNRQIKARKQAEGILEKKSKELYDTAKHLKEVNSRLENMLSEKSSELDGVFTNIIDPYVVIDLFGNVMKMNNSAKEFLGFDNLKENQNLTELVHQDYLEYTIQSFKTLIEVGTLKNYRAKIVIKNKEEKFVEINSCLIYDNNRKPIGAQGIIRDISQETEIKELLGTQRKQLDIIVENSPLSILLVDDQKIIKANGAFLLLLGYTDLEIKKQTINSIATAENKELADILCKKLHSGEIETYSTIKKYLKKDGSSILGKTSVSAVKNQSGTLDYQVIVIEDITKEIEAKEQVKASENRLSSLIANLHTGILVENENRKIELTNKMFCNIFDIKISPERLKGIDCSKAMNNTKNLFKNPDVELLKIETILKNKKLVLADELLMQDGRILERDYIPIFSDGNYNGHLWAYTDITLSKNYKKNIEAEKEKYRSIIANMNLGLIEIDENFKVQMVNNSFSKMSGYSEYELLNNNAIDVIYSKEKEKIKEKMSSRLDGKSDSYEIEICHKDGSKKHWLISGAPRYDHTGKIIGSLGINLDITNQKRLEIQKEKLVTELEKSNLGLQEYAHIVSHDLKSPLRSISALCTWLYEDYINVLDDNGKNNLSLMQEKVEAMDNLIDGILKYSTINSDNIENDNVDVNEVIKEITDIIYIPEHVKVVVVNKLPIINADRTKIHQLIQNFLSNAVVHIERKEGLVEIACKDVNTHWQFSVKDNGVGIPKEYHEKIFKIFESVGNKERSTGIGLSIVKKIIDLYNGNVWLESEIGIGTTFYFTIEK from the coding sequence ATGGATAACAAAGAAGTTATTTTACTTAAAAAAGCACTCAATCGCCAAATAAAAGCTAGAAAACAAGCCGAAGGTATTTTAGAAAAAAAATCTAAAGAGCTTTACGACACAGCCAAGCATTTAAAAGAAGTAAATTCAAGATTAGAGAATATGCTTAGCGAAAAATCATCTGAATTAGATGGTGTTTTCACTAACATAATAGACCCTTATGTTGTTATAGATTTGTTTGGTAATGTTATGAAAATGAACAACTCTGCTAAAGAATTTTTAGGATTTGATAATTTGAAAGAGAATCAAAACTTAACAGAATTAGTTCACCAAGATTATTTAGAATACACCATACAGTCATTTAAAACACTTATTGAAGTAGGTACGTTAAAAAATTATAGAGCCAAAATTGTAATTAAAAATAAAGAAGAAAAATTTGTTGAAATAAATAGTTGCTTGATTTATGATAATAATAGAAAGCCTATTGGAGCTCAAGGAATTATACGTGATATTAGCCAAGAAACAGAAATAAAAGAATTGTTAGGTACTCAAAGAAAGCAATTAGATATTATTGTAGAAAATTCTCCTTTAAGTATTTTATTAGTAGATGATCAAAAAATTATAAAAGCAAATGGCGCATTCTTATTGCTTTTAGGCTATACTGACTTAGAGATAAAAAAACAAACTATAAATTCTATTGCTACAGCTGAAAACAAAGAGCTAGCCGACATACTATGTAAAAAATTACATAGTGGTGAAATAGAAACGTATTCTACAATAAAAAAATACTTAAAAAAAGATGGTTCATCCATTTTAGGAAAAACTTCCGTAAGTGCTGTAAAAAATCAAAGTGGAACGCTAGATTATCAAGTAATAGTAATTGAAGATATCACGAAAGAAATAGAAGCGAAAGAACAAGTTAAGGCTTCTGAAAATAGACTTTCATCATTAATAGCCAATTTACATACAGGTATTTTAGTTGAGAATGAAAACAGAAAAATAGAGCTTACCAATAAAATGTTTTGTAACATTTTTGATATTAAAATATCTCCTGAAAGATTAAAAGGTATAGACTGTTCAAAAGCAATGAATAATACCAAAAATTTATTTAAAAACCCTGATGTTGAACTACTTAAAATAGAAACAATTTTAAAAAATAAAAAACTTGTTTTAGCTGACGAACTATTGATGCAAGATGGTCGAATTTTAGAACGAGATTATATACCTATTTTTAGCGATGGGAATTATAACGGCCATTTATGGGCTTATACAGATATAACTCTTTCTAAAAATTATAAAAAAAATATAGAAGCTGAAAAAGAAAAATATAGAAGTATTATAGCTAACATGAACTTGGGACTTATTGAAATTGATGAAAATTTTAAAGTGCAGATGGTAAACAATAGTTTTTCTAAAATGAGTGGTTACTCAGAATATGAGTTACTAAATAATAATGCTATTGATGTAATATATAGTAAGGAAAAAGAAAAAATTAAAGAAAAAATGAGTAGCCGACTCGATGGGAAGTCTGACTCATACGAAATTGAAATTTGCCATAAAGATGGCAGTAAAAAACATTGGCTGATCAGTGGAGCCCCTAGATATGACCATACTGGTAAAATTATAGGTTCTTTAGGTATAAATTTGGATATTACAAATCAAAAAAGACTTGAAATTCAAAAAGAAAAATTAGTAACAGAATTAGAAAAAAGTAATTTAGGCTTACAAGAATACGCCCATATAGTATCACATGATTTAAAATCTCCTTTACGAAGTATTAGTGCCTTATGCACCTGGTTATATGAAGACTATATAAATGTATTAGATGATAATGGTAAAAATAACTTGTCTTTGATGCAAGAAAAAGTTGAAGCCATGGATAATTTGATTGATGGCATTTTAAAATATTCTACAATAAATAGCGATAATATAGAAAACGATAATGTTGATGTTAATGAAGTTATTAAAGAAATAACAGATATTATTTATATACCAGAACATGTTAAAGTTGTAGTCGTTAATAAATTACCTATCATTAATGCTGATCGCACTAAAATTCATCAACTAATACAGAATTTTTTAAGCAATGCAGTAGTTCATATAGAACGAAAAGAAGGTCTTGTGGAAATTGCTTGTAAAGATGTAAATACACACTGGCAATTTAGCGTTAAAGATAATGGAGTTGGTATACCAAAAGAATACCATGAAAAAATATTTAAAATTTTTGAATCTGTAGGTAATAAAGAAAGATCTACTGGGATTGGATTATCAATTGTTAAAAAAATTATAGACCTATATAACGGTAATGTTTGGCTAGAAAGTGAAATTGGTATCGGAACTACTTTTTACTTTACAATAGAAAAATAA